In one Poecilia reticulata strain Guanapo linkage group LG8, Guppy_female_1.0+MT, whole genome shotgun sequence genomic region, the following are encoded:
- the LOC103468523 gene encoding myosin-10-like, translating to MFSLPVLNSGPTDLLEKSRAIRQAKEERTFHIFYRLLAGAGEHLRTDLLLEGFNSYRFLSNGNIPIPGQQDKENFQETMEAMHIMGFSHDEIVCMLKVVSAVLQFGNVVFKKERNTDQASMPENTAAQKLCHLLGMNVMEFTRAILTPRIKVGRDYVQKAQTKEQTDFAVEALAKATYERLFRWLVHRINKALDRTKRQGASFIGILDIAGFEIFELNSFEQLCINYTNEKLQQLFNHTMFILEQEEYQREGIEWSFIDFGLDLQPCIDLIERPNNPPGILALLDEECWFPKATDKTFVDKVLQELGTHAKFQKPRQLKDKADFCIIHYAGRVRTCRFLIALFRTFTFLCGCLASVKVKPILLSIPEKAPVIKYDVTVQDPIRNQEYVKCQVHLDSRIQE from the exons ATGTTTTCCTTGCCAGTCCTTAACTCTGGCCCCACAGATCTTCTAGAAAAGTCGAGAGCCATCAGGCAGGCAAAAGAGGAGAGGACTTTCCACATTTTCTATCGCCTGTTGGCAGGAGCTGGAGAGCATCTACGAA CGGATCTGCTTCTTGAGGGATTCAACAGCTACAGGTTCTTGTCAAACGGCAACATTCCCATCCCGGGTCAGCAGGACAAGGAGAATTTCCAGGAGACAATGGAGGCGATGCACATCATGGGCTTCTCCCATGACGAAATAGTCT GCATGTTAAAGGTGGTTTCTGCCGTGCTGCAGTTTGGCAACGTCGTGTTCAAGAAGGAGAGGAATACCGACCAAGCCTCAATGCCTGAGAACACAG CGGCGCAGAAGCTCTGCCATCTGCTTGGCATGAATGTTATGGAGTTTACCCGAGCCATTCTAACCCCGAGGATCAAAGTAGGACGAGACTACGTGCAAAAAGCTCAGACCAAAGAACAG ACTGACTTTGCCGTGGAGGCCCTGGCCAAGGCGACATATGAGCGGCTGTTCCGCTGGCTGGTCCACCGCATCAACAAGGCCCTGGACAGGACCAAGCGACAGGGCGCCTCCTTCATCGGCATTCTGGACATTGCTGGCTTTGAGATCTTCGAG ctgaacTCCTTCGAGCAGCTGTGCATCAACTACACCAacgagaagctgcagcagctcttcaACCACACTATGTTCATCCTGGAGCAGGAGGAGTACCAGAGGGAGGGCATCGAGTGGAGCTTCATCGACTTCGGCCTGGATCTGCAGCCGTGCATCGACCTCATTGAGCGGCCG AACAATCCTCCAGGAATCCTGGCTTTGCTTGACGAGGAGTGCTGGTTTCCCAAAGCCACAGACAAGACATTTGTGGACAAAGTGCTGCAGGAATTGGGCACGCACGCCAAGTTCCAGAAGCCGCGGCAGCTGAAGGACAAAGCAGACTTCTGCATCATCCACTACGCTGGGAGGGTACGTACATGCCGCTTTCTGATCGCTCTCTTTAGGA ctttcACCTTTCTCTGTGGATGTCTGGCGTCTGTTAAAGTTAAACCGATCCTCCTCAGCATTCCTGAGAAGGCTCCTGTCATAAAATACGACGTTAC AGTCCAGGACCCGATCCGTAATCAGGAATATGTGAAGTGCCAGGTTCACTTAGACAGCCGGATCCAGGAATAG